From a single Brassica oleracea var. oleracea cultivar TO1000 chromosome C5, BOL, whole genome shotgun sequence genomic region:
- the LOC106293814 gene encoding protein RALF-like 4 produces MGGVKLLFIFGLLILAMVAKSVKATYPLTKSCIKGQGCIGDDDELESLMDSETNRRQLARGRRYIGYDALKKNNVPCNRRGRSYYDCKKRRRNNPYRRGCSAITHCYRYAK; encoded by the coding sequence ATGGGTGGTGTCAAGTTGTTATTCATCTTTGGTCTATTGATCTTAGCTATGGTAGCTAAATCCGTCAAAGCGACCTACCCATTGACTAAATCTTGCATCAAAGGACAAGGTTGCATCGGAGATGATGATGAACTTGAATCTCTAATGGATTCAGAGACAAACCGCCGTCAACTTGCTAGAGGACGTCGTTACATTGGCTATGACGCTCTCAAAAAGAACAATGTGCCTTGCAATAGACGTGGCCGATCTTACTACGATTGCAAGAAGAGGAGAAGGAACAATCCTTACAGGCGTGGATGCAGTGCAATCACGCATTGCTATAGGTACGCTAAGTGA
- the LOC106294973 gene encoding protein SMG7L-like — translation MEASKSNFLVEVNNIEKQLWTLIHTKGILHPDVSELYTKAGSTYEQIFKANLQQEELQEVEFCLWKLHYKHIDEFRKGLKADDPSKSNTHMKAFKLFLLRAAEFYKNLISKVRGYYYKGLSEESGGKRRFLCHRFYICLGDLERYREQYLKTHGHCDWSTAATYYLEAAKSWPDSGNPHNQLAVLATYVGDEFLALYHCVRSLAVKEPFPGASNNLLLLFEKNRSSPLQSLSTDAEFNFLNPSERNVTVKAKEELKTGSDLWTLVVRKISFFFLKSSFDEFGCTFASTMRELDAAFAVDDRNLEAMLESYQVMDPARKGPYRIIQLVAVFVFIFHNLAEFNEPDNAEEEAKLTNLALTMVFIIMGRVVERCLKTSPLDSCPLLPALLVFLDYLPFLLHKEEECRFDEKSEIAISYFFSKLVDFLNSLKVKGQNCSAKVMVALWEDHELRSLAPLAPVHLLLDFTSHILRESFKRGKELRLQRIINSAIEITSKQKWLFFDKQGARFCTASGERQRKEELFHRKRVTIGNVEIIPCVSERAVPAEEEEVILLKPLVRCQSAPVSSSSIATKPLCSDNTTSGNQTITSSDESLRRTSSVIVNHSAQDTNSGSFSFTQGLKNTDQHLEEGTVSERPPSLSAWVVDKSKEKSKPNGLSPIDETGPLTSFDSLSVSSSTEHPASSYSPPTPSAPLLPEDASWFHNKAESFHDQTRYMEPPGFIKSYTNPPFVGISSSEWLRRYRESQNVRPACSYQAQGTNNLRNFLAHGSPKFSLLARYGTPNDQSMVSSENSMFYPQLYMEEDHEARGQKLCNGQQSATEAYGFRDDPGPFLRYLREKELEENGQRLREPSPAYMNN, via the exons ATGGAAGCATCCAAAAGTAATTTTCTTGTAGAG GTGAACAACATTGAGAAGCAGCTATGGACATTAATCCACACGAAGGGTATACTGCATCCAGATGTTTCAGAGCTATACACGAAAGCAGGTTCGACCTACGAGCAAATATTCAAAGCCAATCTCCAGCAAGAAGAGCTTCAAGAAGTAGAGTTCTGTCTCTGGAAGCTTCACTATAAACACATCGACGAGTTTCGCAAAGGCCTCAAAGCAGATGATCCTTCCAAGTCAAACACTCATATGAAAGCATTCAAGCTGTTTCTGCTAAGAGCTGCAGAGTTTTACAAGAATCTGATTTCTAAAGTCAGAGGATATTACTACAAGGGGCTCTCTGAGGAATCTGGAGGCAAAAGGAGATTCTTATGCCATCGTTTCTATATCTGTCTTGGAGATCTTGAAAGGTATAGAGAACAGTATCTGAAAACACATGGACATTGTGATTGGTCAACTGCTGCTACATACTATCTTGAAGCTGCAAAGTCTTGGCCTGATAGTGGCAATCCTCATAACCAG CTAGCTGTATTGGCCACTTATGTTGGTGATGAGTTCTTGGCTCTGTACCACTGTGTGAGAAGCTTAGCTGTGAAAGAACCTTTTCCTGGTGCTTCTAACAATCTTCTTTTGTTGTTTGAGAAG AACAGGTCTTCTCCTTTGCAGTCTCTATCTACTGATGCAGAGTTTAACTTCTTAAACCCATCAGAGAGAAATGTCACTGTAAAAGCAAAAGAAGAATTAAAGACTGGAAGTGATTTATGGACACTGGTTGTTAGAAAAATTAGCTTCTTCTTCCTTAAATCCAG TTTTGATGAGTTTGGTTGCACATTTGCATCAACTATGAGAGAATTGGATGCAGCATTTGCAGTAGATGATAGAAACCTAGAAGCCATGTTGGAGTCTTATCAAGTTATGGACCCGGCGAGAAAGGGACCGTATAGAATCATCCAACTTGTTGCGGTTTTCGTCTTCATCTTCCACAACTTAGCCGAGTTTAATGAACCAGACAACGCGGAAGAGGAAGCAAAGTTAACAAACTTAGCATTAACAATGGTGTTCATCATCATGGGGCGAGTTGTTGAGAGGTGTTTAAAGACTAGTCCCTTGGATTCTTGCCCTCTCTTACCTGCCCTACTTGTATTTCTAGACTACCTACCGTTTCTACTTCACAAGGAAGAAGAATGCAGGTTTGATGAGAAGAGCGAGATTGCGATATCTTACTTCTTTAGCAAACTAGTTGATTTCTTGAACAGCTTAAAGGTGAAAGGACAAAACTGTTCTGCTAAGGTGATGGTAGCTCTTTGGGAGGATCATGAACTGAGGTCCTTGGCTCCTCTGGCTCCTGTACATTTACTTCTAGATTTCACAAGTCATATACTAAGAGAGAGTTTTAAGAGAGGCAAAGAGCTTCGTCTTCAACGGATTATCAATTCCGCTATTGAGATCACAAGTAAGCAGAAGTGGTTATTCTTTGACAAGCAAGGGGCTCGTTTCTGCACAGCTTCAGGTGAAAGACAACGCAAAGAAGAGCTCTTTCACAGAAAACGTGTTACTATAGGAAACGTTGAGATCATCCCTTGTGTGAGTGAAAGAGCTGTGCCTGCAGAAGAGGAAGAAGTCATTCTTCTCAAGCCGCTCGTAAGGTGTCAATCTGCCCCAGTCTCTTCTTCTAGCATTGCAACGAAGCCACTCTGCTCTGATAACACAACTTCAGGAAACCAAACAATAACTTCATCTGATGAAAGCCTAAGACGTACCTCATCAGTCATTGTGAACCATAGCGCACAGGATACAAACTCTGGAAGCTTCAGCTTCACGCAAGGTCTTAAGAATACAGATCAGCATCTAGAAGAAGGCACAGTCTCAGAGAGACCTCCATCGCTGAGCGCGTGGGTAGTTGACAAGAGTAAAGAGAAAAGTAAACCAAATGGTTTGAGCCCTATTGATGAAACAGGTCCTCTGACATCCTTTGACAGTCTCTCAGTTAGTAGCAGCACGGAGCATCCTGCTTCTTCTTATTCACCTCCTACTCCGTCTGCTCCATTACTGCCTGAAGACGCTTCTTGGTTTCATAACAAAGCAGAGAGCTTCCATGACCAGACAAGATATATGGAACCTCCTGGTTTCATCAAGTCATATACAAACCCACCATTTGTTGGCATTTCTTCTTCTGAATGGTTACGTAGATACAGAGAGAGTCAGAATGTTAGACCAGCTTGTTCCTATCAAGCCCAGGGGACAAACAATCTGAGAAACTTCTTGGCTCATGGATCACCCAAGTTCAGTCTCTTAGCTAGGTACGGGACACCAAATGATCAATCAATGGTCTCTTCAGAAAACTCAATGTTTTATCCTCAGCTCTACATGGAAGAAGACCATGAAGCTAGAGGACAAAAGTTGTGCAACGGTCAACAAAGCGCAACAGAGGCTTATGGGTTCAGGGATGACCCTGGACCGTTTCTTCGGTATCTGAGAGAGAAAGAGCTCGAGGAGAACGGTCAGAGGTTAAGAGAACCTTCTCCAGCATATATGAACAACTAG
- the LOC106343454 gene encoding non-classical arabinogalactan protein 31 yields the protein MGFLGKSVLLSLLAIWFFTSCAFTEEVNHVTQTPSSAPAPSPYHHGHHHPHPPHHHHPHPHPPAKAPVKPPVSPPSKPPVKTPVYPPTKSPVKPPTKPPVKAPVSPPAKPPVKPPVYPPTKAPVKPPVKPPVKPPVYPPTKAPVKPPVKPPVKPPVSPPAKPPVKPPVYPPTKAPVKPPVKPPVKPPVYPPTKAPVKPPVKPPVKPPVSPPAKPPVKPPVSPPAKPPVKPPVYPPTKAPVKPPTKAPVKPPVSPPTKPPVSPPAKPPVRPPVYPPKFNRSLIAVQGTVFCKSCQYASSDSLIGAKPVEGAVVRLLCKSKKNVVAETKTDKNGYFLLLGPKTVTNYGFRGCRVYLVKSKDYKCHKVSKLFRGDVGAVLKPEKRKGKSAVVINQLIYGIFNVGPFAFDPVCAK from the exons ATGGGGTTCTTGGGTAAGAGTGTATTGTTGAGTCTCCTTGCAATATGGTTCTTCACTTCCTGTGCTTTCACTGAAGAAGTGAACCATGTGACCCAAACGCCTTCCTCTGCCCCTGCTCCATCTCCTTACCACCACGGCCACCACCACCCACATCCTCCCCATCACCACCACCCTCACCCTCACCCACCGGCAAAAGCCCCTGTCAAGCCGCCGGTTTCTCCACCTTCTAAACCTCCGGTTAAGACTCCAGTTTACCCTCCAACCAAATCCCCGGTTAAGCCCCCAACTAAACCTCCGGTTAAGGCACCAGTTTCCCCACCAGCAAAACCTCCTGTTAAACCTCCGGTTTACCCTCCGACCAAAGCTCCGGTTAAGCCCCCAGTCAAACCTCCGGTTAAGCCACCAGTTTACCCTCCGACCAAAGCTCCAGTTAAGCCCCCAGTCAAACCTCCGGTTAAGCCACCAGTTTCCCCACCAGCAAAACCTCCTGTTAAACCTCCAGTTTACCCTCCGACCAAAGCTCCAGTTAAGCCCCCAGTCAAACCTCCGGTTAAGCCACCAGTTTACCCTCCGACCAAAGCTCCAGTTAAGCCCCCAGTCAAACCTCCGGTTAAGCCACCAGTTTCACCACCGGCCAAACCTCCAGTAAAGCCACCAGTTTCACCACCGGCCAAACCTCCGGTTAAGCCCCCGGTTTACCCTCCGACCAAAGCCCCTGTTAAGCCCCCGACCAAAGCCCCGGTTAAGCCTCCGGTCTCTCCTCCAACCAAACCACCAGTCTCCCCTCCAGCTAAGCCACCGGTGAGGCCACCGGTTTACCCGCCAAAATTCAACAGAAGCCTAATCGCCGTTCAGGGTACGGTCTTCTGCAAAAGCTGCCAGTACGCTTCTTCCGATTCACTCATTGGCGCCAAACCCGTTGAAG GTGCTGTTGTGAGACTACTGTGTAAGAGCAAGAAGAACGTAGTCGCGGAGACCAAGACGGACAAGAACGGATACTTCTTGTTGTTGGGCCCGAAGACGGTGACAAACTACGGTTTCAGAGGATGTCGTGTGTATCTTGTGAAATCAAAGGACTACAAATGCCACAAAGTGTCAAAGCTATTCCGTGGAGATGTCGGTGCCGTACTCAAGCCGGAGAAAAGGAAGGGGAAATCTGCGGTGGTCATTAACCAGCTCATCTACGGTATCTTTAACGTTGGACCGTTTGCGTTTGACCCGGTTTGCGCCAAATAA
- the LOC106294974 gene encoding uncharacterized protein LOC106294974, with product MEKKQRSEISSTEAVLLGALAPGVNAPTWNALRFAFLLLGLCLTFMLSIAFTSGQSMLLFHVGFLIVIASSLFVLLNWFLAQTGLVPVETQMQELNLAPTTDKSN from the exons ATGGAGAAGAAGCAGAGATCAGAGATATCGTCAACGGAAGCTGTTCTTCTCGGAGCTCTAGCACCAGGCGTCAAT GCTCCAACATGGAACGCTCTGAGATTCGCGTTTCTTCTGCTGGGTCTCTGTCTCACTTTCATGCTCTCCATAGCTTTCACCAGTGGCCAATCCATGTTGCTTTTTCACGTAGGCTTCCTCATCGTAATCGCATCTTCCCTCTTTGTCCTCCTCAATTG GTTTCTTGCTCAGACAGGGTTAGTACCAGTTGAGACACAGATGCAGGAGCTGAACTTGGCACCTACTACTGATAAAAGCAACTGA